gaataaagccaacaaatgactcggtagccacataaagcaacgcacatttatttgaaaggatgttgcagaatgATATTTATTACTCGTGTGTTTTCTTTCTcaagattgtatgtgttccatttttttagtgtcggcgtcagctttgtgtcaagcattttcccttctaattaaatggccgaatgatcttggtcgatacagtgactcttacgagagctaagatcagttcctctaatgatgcacggggaaaacgcaactaccgggcgttgcagtcattgctaaataaagccaacaaatgACTCGGTAGCCACGTAAAGCAACGCagatttatttgaaaggatgttgcagaacgatatttattactcttgtgttttctttgtcaagattgtatgtgttccatttttttcagttgcagcgtcagctttgtgtcaagcattttcccttcggTTTAAATGGCCGAATTATCTTggttgatacagtgactcttacgagagctaagatcagttcctctaatgatgcacggggaaaacgcacctaccgggcgttgcagtcaatGCTGAATAAAGCCAACAAATgactcggtagccacataaagcaacgcacatttatttgaaaggatgttgcagaatgATATTTATTACTCGTGTGTTTTCTTTCTcaagattgtatgtgttccatttttttagtgtcggcgtcagctttgtgtcaagcattttcccttctatttaaatggtcgaatgatcttggtcgatacagtgactcttacgagagctaagatcagttcctctatctatgcacggggaaaacgcagctaccgggcgttgcagacattgctaaataaagccaagaAATGACtaggtagccacataaagcaacgcacatttatttgaaaggaagttgcagaacgatatttattactcgtttgttttctttctcaagattgtatgtgttccatttttttagttgcagcgtcagctttttgtcaagcattttcccttctgtttaaatggccgaatgatcttggtcgatacagtgactcttacgataggtaagatcagttcctctaaccatgcacggggaaaacgcacttaccgggcgttaacgccattgctaaataaagccaacaagtgattcggtagccacataaagcaacgcacattttttgaaaggatgttgcagaacgatatttattatttttgagttttctgtctcacgattgtaagtgttccattttttagttgcagcgtcagcttcgtatcaagcattttcccttctgtttaaatggccgaatgatcttggtcgacacagtgactcttacgataggtaagatcagttcctctaaccatgcacggggaaaacgcacttaccgggcgttaaCGCCATtactaaataaagccaacaagtgattcggtagccacataaaacaacgcacatttttttgaaaggatgttgcagaacgatatttattatttttgagttttctgtctcacgattgtaagtgttccatttttttagttgcattgtcagctgtgtgtgaagcattttcccttctatttaaaaggccgaatgatcttggtcgatacagtgactcttacgagagctaagatcagttcctctatcCATGCACGGggaaacgcacctaccgggcgttgcagtcattgctaaataaagccaacaagtgattcggtagccacataaagcaacgcacatttatttgaaaggatgttgcagaacgatatttattactcttgtatTTTCTTTCTCAAGATTGTGTGAGTTCCATTTTTTTCAGTTgcagcgtcagctttgtgtcaagcattttcccttcggTTTAAATGGCCGAATTATCTTggttgatacagtgactcttacgagagctaagatcagttcctctaatgatgcacggggaaaacgcacctaccgggcgttgcagacattgctaaataaagccaagaaatgactcggtagccacataaagaaACGCAcaattatttgaaaggatgttgcagaatgATATTTATTACTCGTGTGTTTTCTTTCTCAatattgtatgtgttccatttttttagtgtcggcgtcagctttgtgtcaagcattttcccttctatttaaatggccgaatgatcttggttgatacagtgactcttacgagagctaagatcagttcctctaatgatgcacggggaaaacgcacctaccgggcgttgcagtcaatGCTGAATAAAGCCAACATATgactcggtagccacataaagcaacgcacatttatttgaaaggatgttgcagaatgATATTTATTACTCGTGTGTTTTCTTTCTcaagattgtatgtgttccatttttttagtgtcggcgtcagctttgtgtcaagcattttcccttctatttaaatggccgaatgatcttggtcgatacagtgactcttacgagagctaagatcagttcctctaatgatgcacggggaaaacgcacctaccgggcgttgcagacattgctaaataaagccaagaaatgactcggtagccacataaagaaACGCAcaattatttgaaaggatgttgcagaatgATATTTATTACTCGTGTGTTTTCTTTCTcaagattgtatgtgttccatttttttagtgtcggcgtcagctttgtgtcaagcattttcccttctatttaaatggccgaatgatcttggtcgatacagtgactcttacgatagctaagatcagttcctctaatgatgcacggggaaaacgcaactaccgggcgttgcagtcattgctgaataaagccaacaaatgactcggtagccacataaagcaacgcacatttagttgaaaggatgttgcagaatgATATTTATTACTCGTGTGTTTTCTTTCTcaagattgtatgtgttccatttttttagtgtcggcgtcagctttgtgtcaagcattttcccttctatttaaatggccgaatgatcttggtcgatacagtgactcttacgagagctaagatcagttcctctaatgatgcacggggaaaacgcaactaccgggcgttgcagtcattgctgaataaagccaacaaatgactcggtagccacataaagcaacgcacatttatttgaaaggatgttgcagaatgATATTTATTACTCGTGTGTTTTCTTTCTcaagattgtatgtgttccattttttttgtgtcggcgtcagctttgtgtcaagcattttcccttctatttaaatggccgaatgatcttggtcgatacagtgactcttacgagagctaagatcagttcctctaatgatgcacggggaaaacgcacctaccgggcgttgcagacattgctaaataaagccaagaaatgactcggtagccacataaagaaACGCACAATTacttgaaaggatgttgcagaacgatatttattactcttgtattttctttctcaagattgtgtgtgttccatttttttcagttgcagcgtcagctttgtgtcaagcattttcccttcggTTTAAATGGCCGAATTATCTTggttgatacagtgactcttacgagagctaagatcagttcctctaatgatgcacggggaaaacgcacctaccgggcgttgcagtcaatGCTGAATAAAGCCAACAAATgactcggtagccacataaagcaacgcacatttatttgaaaggatgttgcagaacgatatttattactcttgtgttttctttctcgAGATTGTATGTgctccatttttttagttgcagcgtcagctttgtgtcaaccattttcccttctatttaaaagGCCGattgatcttggtcgatacagtgactcttacgagagctaagatcagttcctctatccattgtggagatgggtttgcacaaggcttaccctacgagcgacggtcaggaaagggcacgacgctcctccactccgcaacgcacaaaggcgctacggcagggttcgtcgactctccgacacggcgcagagaaggctccggagtcagatcgccaacaaacacgggtttattcacccaaggtacagctcagtgctacagtcacggcgcttacgggccaaggctcgccgcaagaccgatcgagtacgcgcgcccgctgcgctagggctaaccgggtagcggtccgcaagcgcgataacgaggagtcgcgagaacaaaggtctcatgtaaccacctcgttgcgagcctgtgagcctctctctGCCGCGGCAAGGaggcgctcagcggacgagagctcgggtggagagggtgcctgggggccgccgcgcgggaggccaatcagggcgcgtcccggtgacgtgtctcgcggggcaagtccaatcccgggggggagaagcacggtttgcgcgggaaagtaagtccggcgcgctcgccatgttcgccatgttgccgttacggcggcggttcccggggatcgagctaagcgccacgcgcgagcttggggacgaggcgcgggaaggcacctcgatccccacattcccccctcctaaagaccgaggccagcctccaaagtggctgaccgaggccaagtggcaaggttgactcagccaaagagggctaagccaacggggcaaagtccaagagggtgtcgtcgtcttcctaaggaccaggacagggagaaggggccacagcagtccaaaaaggtgaagacgtcgcttctcttgacacaaagccaggggtttaccttggccaccaaagttccgcacactggaagggccccctgccaggtggaagagtcGGCCGCCCAGGAAGGACGGGGGTAGGGCAGCACCATGGTacagccagcaacactcgaggtccgccggactggagcagccaggaacgcgcgaggcgtggctgccattttggcgcagcagccaccacagaagtcactgggctccccggattgcgcaggaacagcaggccgggatagCCGGCAGCCAGGccagcagcggcagccggagtgaccctcctcggccaggagtcagcgcctgattggggaccagccacaatttgcggcagcctaggcagcaggaggcaaggctggcacgggttcgtggcccccagaggcaggagtcattcatggcggaaggaccaggagcagcaggccttgaggtcagcaacaggctggcatggtaagaccagggacagccggcttcgtggtcagcaagactggtggcacagtggagccaggcgcagggagcagactggacgacgcaaggtgaaggacgggaacgccccccggcatagccggcgtgccaaggaagttgcccgcctggctgacagcccaaaaaggggcgtttgccaggctgaggcttgggcaacacataaaagggtatattaggccacatgggcctgtcaccgcttcgatgtgcgcccttgcaccgtagctacatttctccattcaccggcatggtagggaatgaagtccagctacctgctagggggagaaagctgactaggcgcgtcagaaggcgggtgagcacgagggggtatattaggccaaaagggcctgtcaccacttcaacgtgcgccttcgcaccgtagctgtgtctctccgttcatcggcgtggtagggaataaagtccggctaccagctggtgggagaaaacctgcctaggtgcgtttccgtaggttgtaccggtggcgtggcctggggccagccgtatcacggtttgcctgcggttcgttgaccgcctccccctctccccagtcgttgctacgggcaacgaaaggtttgaggtccgagacgtgaactggaccgccgactggtctcccttgggagtcagccagcttgtataccagaggggacattttggtctccactcggtacgggcccaaccatttggccgacagggaggcagagatgcctttggcggcgtcactcaagacatggttgcgtctgaggacgagatcgccgacaccatagtgcacgtccctatgtgaccggtcgtattggaccttttgtccagctcgcgcttttgccaggttggaacgggccaggtcaagggccgcgtccatccgtgagcgcagttccgccgcgtagccggaaaggccggctttcgtggcgcacaccctgctgccggtccgcagaacgcggtccatggggtttggcagctctctcccgaagttgaggaaagcgggcgtgtacccagtcgaacggttcaccgtggaccgcaaggagaagcctatctcgttaagacagacatcccaatccctatgttgctgggcaaaggccgcgagcaagggcttgaggttccggttaatccgttctgtcgggttggcctgtgggtgatacgtggttgtcttgcggtgcttaatgccaaaggcagcacacgcgtCCACGAACACcctggccgtgaagtaggacgcgttgtccgttatcagctccgccggaaagccaaagcggttaaagacctcggtcaacttgtcccagattgcgcgtgccgttaacttccgaaggggaaaaagttcaacccatttcgtgaagtgatctgtgacagccaggaaaaaaacgtagcctcgccggcttctgggaaaaggtcccataatgtcacaggccgcgacttgccagggtagctggctgtcgattggctgcatgagcccggggggtttgcccacgcgaggcttcatacattggcacacgcggcatgagcgggcgtagtgaagagcgtcacgcttcatgcctggccaggtagcggagcggcacaacttttggaaggtcttaaggccactcgcatgtccggccacccgcgagtcgtggaaatagctcagggtggctttccttagactgcggggtatcaccaccttgaaagactcctggggagcctcctcagatgggatatagcgcaggagagctttatcggtgtcaagcagatacgtatccaacgtgcccgcagcaataccagctgcatcgcactcggcgccaacagcaataccagctgtccgggtgcgcccgacggcattgccgccccgctcctcttgggagctcggctctgtGAGCCCGTCGACAATTCGTcgacaaaatggatcgctctgctgtgCCTTTAGTAACTCCTGCCTGCTGAAGACgatacccgatgaggtaacgggatccaccaggtaaacgtcctctcccggggctggcaatccgaggatcacttcgccgtcgggggtcgcgcctttcgagccattggagactgaggctccggcttctacttggtgcgaatgctcatgggagtggcggaccaaaggatcagacgccgaaacgggggctcgcgacaaagcgtccgccaccacgtttgaactccctttccggtagcgcagaacaaggtaccactgccatgtcaacgcccagcgcgcgaggcggcccgatggctcgcacaagcgcttaagccggattgtacgtctccacggcaaacggcacgtacgctaacgccaacttccggagagcaaaaaggaccaacggacaggtggtccgctcaatgcacgaccgacccaatggggccagtaaacggcaaagagaagagctgggctgccgctccgacaggcgcatgaggcctcacatgaccggcagacggatcgacagcgaagcggggtgactcacgcacgtcgaaaatgtcgctcggatgcgcgtgagacaagcggtaggcggaaaacgcggcgactttgtcggctgagcggggaggctcgcgctcgacattgcttcccagctgcgctcgggacaaggagaggccagcgagcaatttgcaccaacagcgaggcagggaggctcagctgcggcgcacgggacaccgaactgcgctcgggacaaaggaaggccagcgagcgagctcgcgcctacggcgtagcgggaaggctgcaccgtggcgtattcgtccgagaaaggcgctcgggacaaaggtggGCCAGCGAGCGTGTAGGCCGACCGCcacgaacagcagtaaaacaaATTGAAAAGCGCAGCGTGGGCCATCTGGACAGTGGGCTTTCGTCTCGACGGGCTCGTTGCATACCGACGCCACTTGAGTAATGGGCATCGAAGGCTGACACAGAGCGTTATCTTGCGCGCAAGTGGAAGAACCACGCATGTTTGACTCCTAACTTCCGCAGAGCTTGGGGAGCGGAGAAGACCACCGGCGCCACATTAGCGGTCGCGCTTGACAGTGACGAGGGGCCTCGAACCCCCTTTTTGCGGTGCGCTTTCTCGGAACCGCCGCACGCGTGCTCCTCGCGCGCGGTAAACGCGTGGGTGTGAACAGATTCACAACTTGAGGTTGCACCGATTAGTTAAACGGGCGGCCTCCCCTAAAGGCGACAAACAACCCCGTCTCGTGTCCGACTTCCCCACCGGTGTTCTGGCGCCGTAGCCTTGGAATATAGGCGCGGTTCGGGTCTCGACACGGACAGTTTGAATCGCGCGACGCCGACCGGATGCGCGGCCACCATTACTTTTTATGGGCGCGCTACCGCGCGCACCAGCGTGTGGTTTCTAAGCCGCATGAGAGCCTATCGGTTTTGTCTCGGACTGTAGGCGCCGAGATGTTTACTTCGTCTTGAGGTCGAGACACGGGGTCGGCGTTTGGCTGGAAAACAGTTATCCCGCACGACTCACTGACAACTTTACTCGAAAACAAGTAGTTGTTTATGACGCCACATGGCCCTGGACTCCTGGGAATCTGGTCGCTTCGCGCACGTGTTCGAGGACTGGCGCCATGATTCCTGTGCTTCCTCGCGTCCAGATTTTGTACATGTGTTTTGCTTGTTGTTACTTAGTTGCACCAGCTGCGCTGGCATGCAGTTTCTTGGAACTTTAGACAAATGTGGGCAGCGTGATCCTCTCCCCTTTGTTGCTGTATATTGTATACTTTGGGTGAGGATTCTACACTGTGAACTGTGCTAAAAAAGTGTTCTAAAATGGTTGGTTGACGGACCAGCCAATCACGCATGGAAATTCTAACAAACCCAAGGATTGGTGAACTGATGGTCCAGTCACAAAACACACCAACAGCGATTTGTCAACAAACATTTCGGGGCGGAGCGTTGGGCCTAGAAAATGAGGCTGCAGTGCTCCGGTCAAGTAGAGTGGTTGTGGACCTGATTTTGGGTGCTAAGCACCATCGGCTCGGCCGAGATAGGGTTGCCCTATGTAGTCCAAACCTGTATAACTCTCTGTAACCAATGTATCATTGCAACCAAGCTTTGTAGAATCGTTATAAATACAAGTTTTCGTTGTTGATACATCAGCGTCTGCGTCCTTCGAGCCGATCTCACCCATTGAGCCACCTGTGCAGACCGTCTCTGACGGTGCGTCCCGGACGCCGAGGTGGGGGTGAGAACCACGCATCATCTTAGGAAGAGGAGAGACCCTCTCTCTTTTACTGGCGCAGCCGACAGGATGGCTTCGTTGGACTGAGCGAGACGAGCTGGAGGTATCAAGGAGGGCACCGCCTCAAGCGAAGACTGAACTTGAAGATTGGTGGCACCTCCGGTGATCACCAAGGGTCCAGGTGTCGAGAAGGAGCCCGAGCGGAGAGGCAACGAGAACCTTCGAGCGAAGAGCTGACTGCGAGACGGCGACAAGGCCTCGACAAGGAGTTCTTCCGTGACGGACAGCACCGTGCTCCGTAGCTCACCCGTCTACAGAACCGTGAGTTCTCTCGTTCTCTTCGTCTTTGCCATTGTTGTGTTTGAGAGgtagcagaacaaaaaaaaaaggaggtaaAACAGAACCGGGATGGCGAGTGAGAGCGGTGAGGTTGGAGATGGTCGGGGCGACGATGTAGAATTCCATTTGTCAGTGGAACAAATGGAATATCACTTGAAAATGGCGGAAGAGCGGCGCCGTGCTCTGGAAATTGAGCTGGAACTGGCAAGGCTGCCCGCCGAGGCAACAATGCGAGGGCAGGCCTTGGGCGGTAATGATTTGACGTCAGAGAGGAGTTCTGAATGGCGTCGGTACTCTAAATTATTATCGGGGGCATTTCCTAAATTCCCTAGTGATGCAGAGGTACCTATTTGGTTTGAGTCTGTGGAGGGCACACTAGAGGCCTACGATGTACCTAGGCAGTTTTGGGGTCAAGTCGTGTTCCCGATGATCGCTGAGCGGATGGAGTACCTTTCTACTAGGCTAACCGCAGCACAACACCGCGATTACGAGAGCGTAAAGGAGGTAGTGCTCGAAGAGCTTAAATTGTCGCCCGCGGAATACAAAGGGAGATTCCTCGGTGCACGAAAGCGCAAGACGGAAACGTGGAAAAGTTTCGCTACGAGACTGCGCAGCTTTCTCAATTTTTATGTTAGCTCCAGAGATGTGCAGACGTACGAGGAGCTGGTCGAGCTTCTAGTGGTCGATCAGCTGAAGACAGGCTTGTCAGGGGAGGCATTGAAATACGTTACCCTACGTGAGGGGACAACTTGGTTCAGGTCCTCGGAATTAGCCAGGTTATTGCAAACTTTTGATGACGCTGCGGGCAACATGAGAACGCCCGAAGTGCAACTAAGTGGCGCCAAACCGAAGGCCCCACCCAGACCATTCAGTGGCTATGCTAACAGAGGGACGGAGTTGGGGGGCAATCCGAACACCCGACCGAAGCAGCCGCATTCAGGGGGTAGAGAGAGTAAACCACGGACATGCTTTGAATGCGGGTCCCAGGGGCACATTCGCATTAACTGCCCTCGTCTGCGTGAAAGACGGCCTCAAAATACGGTTAACGCGAACCGCGATGACAGACTAACAGCAAGGGTGTGCTACTGGATGCTGTAATGAGGGCGAAAGCCGCTTGCTGAACGTGACGTTACGTTGCAAGGGTAAAGAAATAGCAGCAATTGTTGACAGTGGGGCCGAGATCACCGTTGTTAGAGAAAGCGTTGTTCCAGATGAATTAGTGCAGTCGCACGGAAAAATCAGGCTGAGATCGGCGTTCGGCGAGGAAGTAGAAGCGAAATTGGCAGTGCTCCCCTTGGCTGTCAGGCAAGGTCGCCCCTCGTTTGCTTGCGTGGCGGAACAGACACCACTATTGTGCGCCCTTACTGACAAATTGGACTCACGCACAGACTGTCTTATTTCTGCAGAGGATTGGGGTATTTTGCAAGAACAGAACGATTGTGATGAAGGTCCGATCATAGAGAGAAACGCCCCTGTAATGGCCCCAGAGCTAGTGGCCACAGTAGAAACGGACGAGCAGGCTATAATCCCGGAAAAACTTGAGAACGCCGAAAGCAGGCAAGAGACAGCGGCGGCATCTGAAGGTGTAGAATCCAATGCCATTGAGGATGGCAGCATTGCGATGAGTGACTCCGAGTCATTCAAAAAAGAGCAGGAGGGTGATGAGACTCTCAAGAAGGCGTGGCAggacgcgaaaggaggaaaaggggGCATGCTTATAGTTGACGGCTTCCTGTTTCACCAGGACCGAATCCTGGGACTACCTGTAAAACAGCTAGTGTTGCCAAAAGGTCGACGGGCCCAAGTTCTCAAACTCGCTCACGAATCATACTGGGGAGGTCACCTCGGTTTTCGCAAGACTAATGCGAGAGTCAAGCTTagtttcttttggccaggcatgAAGAGAGATCAGGGAACACTGCAATAGCTGCCATGGGTGTCAGGTGCGTGCCGACCGAAAACAAACAGATAGGGTACCGATTACTCCTCTAGTTAGACCACAGTACCCTTTTCAGAAAGTTAATGTCGACGTGATCGGTCCCATTGATCCCCCAACGAGCAGCGGCTATCGTTATGCTTTATGTATCGTTGATCTCTGCACCCGGTGGCCGGAGGTCGTCTGTCTCAGGTCTCTGTCAGCAAAGGCTACGTGTAACGCTCTGTTGACGGTGTTTGCTCGTACAGGCATACCAGAGACTATTTGCTCTGACTGCGGAACAAACTTTACAGCGGCGTTAACTAATGAGTTCCTCACAAGTCTTGGCTGTTCGCCTCGTTTTTCTACTCCTGATCACCCCGAGAGCAATGGTGCCGTGGAGCGGTGGAACAGGGTATTCAAAAACATGCTTTTTCACGTAATCGAAGAGCACGCAAGGGACTGGGACAAATTTATTCCGTTCTTACTTTGGGCTTATCGCGAAGTCCCTCACGACACTACAGGGGTATCACCCTTCCGAA
This region of Dermacentor silvarum isolate Dsil-2018 chromosome 5, BIME_Dsil_1.4, whole genome shotgun sequence genomic DNA includes:
- the LOC119454490 gene encoding uncharacterized protein LOC119454490, yielding MAPELVATVETDEQAIIPEKLENAESRQETAAASEGVESNAIEDGSIAMSDSESFKKEQEGDETLKKAWQDAKGGKGGMLIVDGFLFHQDRILGLPVKQLVLPKGRRAQVLKLAHESYWGGHLGFRKTNARVKLSFFWPGMKRDQGTLQ
- the LOC125939698 gene encoding uncharacterized protein LOC125939698, coding for MASESGEVGDGRGDDVEFHLSVEQMEYHLKMAEERRRALEIELELARLPAEATMRGQALGGNDLTSERSSEWRRYSKLLSGAFPKFPSDAEVPIWFESVEGTLEAYDVPRQFWGQVVFPMIAERMEYLSTRLTAAQHRDYESVKEVVLEELKLSPAEYKGRFLGARKRKTETWKSFATRLRSFLNFYVSSRDVQTYEELVELLVVDQLKTGLSGEALKYVTLREGTTWFRSSELARLLQTFDDAAGNMRTPEVQLSGAKPKAPPRPFSGYANRGTELGGNPNTRPKQPHSGGRESKPRTCFECGSQGHIRINCPRLRERRPQNTVNANRDDRLTARVCYWML